A region of Pelodiscus sinensis isolate JC-2024 unplaced genomic scaffold, ASM4963464v1 ctg87, whole genome shotgun sequence DNA encodes the following proteins:
- the LOC106731848 gene encoding lymphocyte antigen 6 complex locus protein G6f-like isoform X2: MTRVWLLLFLQLRLSREEAAYARKGRSRLLSCSLDRPLADGERLVWSFHRTNARDAVSLFLAEGGRAPERLGGAWGRLNLLQNHSLHLQAAEDGDTGSYWCSVQSVNRNIYELVVITGTQVLLTNLTCHLLSCAFSPPLGPAARQALEWLADGKPVTEAGGQGQYRLFWDSHVAMLQACGQRKEPSKPRRKKSQYACRIKDTTVTFDVAGLGAARAPPARDPEGPPCSSFWIPLAVCAALEFVLLVAMGVALWRQRRPQPRSQLGNRPTHPRPVSWIPDPAGLKSQMQLYENVGPRSTGGANLAQP, translated from the exons ATGACCCGGGTCTGGCTCTTACTCTTTCTCCAGCTGCGACTCTCCAGAGAGGAAG ctgccTACGCCCGGAAGGGGCGCTCCCGgctgctctcctgcagcctggaCAGGCCTCTCGCGGACGGGGAGCGGCTGGTGTGGTCCTTCCACAGAACCAACGCCCGGGACGCGGTGAGCTTGTTCCTGGCTGAGGGGGGCCGGGCCCCGGAGCGGCTGGGGGGCGCCTGGGGGCGCCTGAACCTGCTGCAGAACCACTCCCTGCACCTGCAGGCCGCCGAGGACGGGGACACCGGGAGCTACTGGTGCTCGGTGCAGAGCGTCAACCGCAACATCTACGAGCTGGTGGTGATCACAG ggACCCAGGTGCTGCTGACCAACTTGACCTGCCACCTGCTCTCCTGCGCCTTCTCCCCCCCGCTGGGGCCGGCGGCCCGGCAGGCGCTGGAGTGGCTGGCCGACGGGAAGCCGGTGACGGAGGCGGGCGGGCAGGGCCAGTACCGGCTGTTCTGGGACTCCCACGTCGCCATGCTCCAGGCCTGCGGGCAGAGGAAGGAACCCAGCAAGCCCAGGAGGAAGAAAAGCCAGTACGCATGCCGGATAAAGGACACCACGGTGACCTTCGATGTCGCCG ggctgggagcagcgagGGCCCCCCCAGCCCGCGACCCAGAGGGCCCCCCCTGTAGCTCCTTCTGGATCCCGCTGGCCGTGTGTGCAGCGCTGGAGTTCGTCCTCCTCGTCGCCATGGGGGTGGCCCTGTGGAGGCAGCGGCGGCCGCAGCCCag GTCCCAGCTGGGCAACCGTCCCACCCACCCCCGGCCAG TTTCTTGGATTCCAGATCCCGCAGGGCTCAAATCCCAGATGCAGCTGTACGAGAACGTGGGGCCCCGCAGCACAG GGGGCGCCAATTTGGCCCAGCCGTGA
- the LOC106731848 gene encoding lymphocyte antigen 6 complex locus protein G6f-like isoform X1 → MTRVWLLLFLQLRLSREEAAYARKGRSRLLSCSLDRPLADGERLVWSFHRTNARDAVSLFLAEGGRAPERLGGAWGRLNLLQNHSLHLQAAEDGDTGSYWCSVQSVNRNIYELVVITGTQVLLTNLTCHLLSCAFSPPLGPAARQALEWLADGKPVTEAGGQGQYRLFWDSHVAMLQACGQRKEPSKPRRKKSQYACRIKDTTVTFDVAGLGAARAPPARDPEGPPCSSFWIPLAVCAALEFVLLVAMGVALWRQRRPQPRSQLGNRPTHPRPDPAGLKSQMQLYENVGPRSTGGANLAQP, encoded by the exons ATGACCCGGGTCTGGCTCTTACTCTTTCTCCAGCTGCGACTCTCCAGAGAGGAAG ctgccTACGCCCGGAAGGGGCGCTCCCGgctgctctcctgcagcctggaCAGGCCTCTCGCGGACGGGGAGCGGCTGGTGTGGTCCTTCCACAGAACCAACGCCCGGGACGCGGTGAGCTTGTTCCTGGCTGAGGGGGGCCGGGCCCCGGAGCGGCTGGGGGGCGCCTGGGGGCGCCTGAACCTGCTGCAGAACCACTCCCTGCACCTGCAGGCCGCCGAGGACGGGGACACCGGGAGCTACTGGTGCTCGGTGCAGAGCGTCAACCGCAACATCTACGAGCTGGTGGTGATCACAG ggACCCAGGTGCTGCTGACCAACTTGACCTGCCACCTGCTCTCCTGCGCCTTCTCCCCCCCGCTGGGGCCGGCGGCCCGGCAGGCGCTGGAGTGGCTGGCCGACGGGAAGCCGGTGACGGAGGCGGGCGGGCAGGGCCAGTACCGGCTGTTCTGGGACTCCCACGTCGCCATGCTCCAGGCCTGCGGGCAGAGGAAGGAACCCAGCAAGCCCAGGAGGAAGAAAAGCCAGTACGCATGCCGGATAAAGGACACCACGGTGACCTTCGATGTCGCCG ggctgggagcagcgagGGCCCCCCCAGCCCGCGACCCAGAGGGCCCCCCCTGTAGCTCCTTCTGGATCCCGCTGGCCGTGTGTGCAGCGCTGGAGTTCGTCCTCCTCGTCGCCATGGGGGTGGCCCTGTGGAGGCAGCGGCGGCCGCAGCCCag GTCCCAGCTGGGCAACCGTCCCACCCACCCCCGGCCAG ATCCCGCAGGGCTCAAATCCCAGATGCAGCTGTACGAGAACGTGGGGCCCCGCAGCACAG GGGGCGCCAATTTGGCCCAGCCGTGA
- the SPACA4 gene encoding sperm acrosome membrane-associated protein 4 codes for MAKLLLLCVAALSFVGIGAALQCLKCDFTIFGIPCHTSTTTCEEGQLCAIIRGRAAGHKLIMKKNCVNKLKCHTNDTSTWAGITYSTSYECCEGDFCNSAASAGAHLSLVVGLAMLGTWLAQGL; via the exons ATGGCCAAACTTCTCCTGCTGTGTGTGGCCGCGCTGAGCTTCGTTGGCATCG gCGCGGCCCTGCAGTGCCTGAAATGCGACTTCACCATATTCGGCATCCCCTGCCACACCAGCACTACCACCTGCGaggaggggcagctctgtgctatCATCCGCGGCCGCGCAG CCGGCCACAAGCTGATCATGAAGAAGAACTGTGTTAACAAGTTGAAATGCCACACCAACGACACCTCGACCTGGGCCGGTATCACCTACAGCACCTCCTACGAATGCTGCGAGGGCGACTTCTGCAATTCGGCTGCGAGCGCCGGGGCCCACCTCTCCCTCGTTGTAGGGCTGGCcatgctgggcacctggcttGCCCAGGGCCTCTAA